The sequence below is a genomic window from Sphingobacterium sp. ML3W.
AAAGGAAAACCATTGCTAATTTTTAAATAGCAATGAAAATCTCTTATATTTAGCATTTATATCAAAGTATAAAGTGTTGAGAAATTTATCCTATTTATTCGTATTTCTTTTTTTACTCCCTTTTATTACAAAGGCACAATTATTATCCAACAAAGAAGAGTTTTCCCGTAAAGATTCATTACGAGGTCAATTGACCCCATTAAGGACGTGTTATGATGTCACTTATTATCATCTTGACATAGATGTTGATATCAAAAAAAGAAGTATTTCTGGGAATAACCTTATCAAATTTAAGACCTTAGCGGATTTCAATCGTATTCAGATTGATCTATTTGACAATATGGCTATCGATAAGATTCTTTATAAAGGAAAAAAACTTAAATATACCCGTGAATTCAATGCTGTATTTATAGACTTCCCTTCACAAATCAAGGCAAAGAGTATAGATTCGATAAATGTCTATTTCTCTGGGGTTCCACATCAAGCGAATCGCGCGCCTTGGGATGGAGGATTTGACTGGAAAAAAGACAGTAATGACAAACCCTGGATAGCGAGTGCAAATCAAGGTGTTGGAGCTAGTTTGTGGTGGCCTAATAAAGATCATCAATCTGATGAACCCGATAGTGTCCTCATCTCGGTAACTGTCCCCAAAGATCTCATAAATGTTTCAAATGGTCGATTAAGAAGTGTTGAAACCATTGGCAAGAAAAAGTCCAAATTCAATTGGTTTGTCTCAAATCCCATAAACAATTACAACATTGCAATCAACATCGGAGACTATGTCCATTTTCAAGATAGTTTTAGCGGTGAAAAAGGTAAGCTAGATATTGATTACTACGTACTACGGGAAAATAAAAATCGGGCAAAACCACATTTCGAGGCGAATGTTAAACCGATGCTCAGCGCTTTTGAATATTGGTTTGGCCCCTACCCTTTTTATGAAGACAGTTTCAAACTTGTAGAAACGTCTCACTTGGGTATGGAGCATCAAAGTGGTATAGCATATGGCAATCGTTTTTTAAATGGCTATCTGGGCAGAGATGGGTCAGGTACAGGTTGGGGGCTCAAGTGGGATTTTATTATCATCCACGAAGCGGGACACGAATGGTTTGGCAATAACATCACTGCATCAGATATTGCTGACATGTGGATACACGAAAGCTTTACTAACTATTCGGAATCACTATATATTGACTACTATTTTGGTAAAAAAGCGGGTCAGGAATACCTCCACGGAAACCGTCGAAGCATACAAAACAAAACACCTTTACAGGGACAGTATCATGTGAACAATGAAGGATCCGGAGATATGTACAACAAAGGTGGTGTACTGCACAATATGATCCGGACAATCATAGCTGACGACCATAAATGGCGCAACATTCTTCGTGGATTAAATTCAAAATTTTATCATCAACAAGTTAATTACGATGATATAGTCAATTACATCAATCAAGAATCTGGTTTTAATTTCAGTTCAATATTTGAGCAATATGTAAAAACCACAGCCATTCCAGTTCTCATAATCACGGATCAAGATGATGGAAAAATCAAAGCAAAATGGAAAAATACAGTTGATAATTTCGAAATGCCTATCTACATTGGAACAGCTGATAATAATTTAAAAGCAATTAATATCACGAATGACGATCAAACATTAAATATACCCAATCTATCAAAAGAAAATATAAAGATTGACACTTTTAATTACTACATTGACGTTCAGAAAAATTAATTTCGGAGTTAAAACATAAGAAAATGCTTAATTAAACGTTTACTTGTTATCAACTTAAAGCTCCACAAAAGAGTTCTAAATTATCAATAAAAAAAATCAAGACTTACACACAAAAACTAATAATTTTTAGTAGGTTTGCATATTCATAAAAAGTAGCTTAAAATACAGCAAATGGGTTTATTTAACTGGTTTACACAAGAAGTTGCCATCGATTTAGGTACCGCAAATACCTTAATCATCTATAATGACAAAGTAGTAGTTGATGAACCTTCAATTGTAGCTTTTGATCGTACGACTAACAAAGTAATTGCAATCGGACGTCAGGCAATGCAAATGGAGGGTAAGACACACGATAATATAAAAACAGTACGTCCCCTTCGGGATGGTGTTATTGCTGATTTCACTGCCGCTGAACATTTGATTCGTGGTATGGTGAAATTAGTTAACAATGGTAAAAGTTGGTTCTTTCCTTCTTTAAGAATGGTTGTTTGTATTCCTTCAGGAATTACTGAAGTAGAAAAGCGTGCCGTACGTGATTCTGCAGAAATTGCAGGTGCAAAAGAGGTTTATTTGATTCATGAGCCAATGGCAGCAGCTGTAGGTATCGGAATCGATGTTGAAGAACCAATGGGTAATATGATTATTGATATTGGTGGGGGAACTACAGAAATTGCAGTAATAGCGCTTTCTGGGATTGTTTGTGATCAATCAATCCGTGTCGCTGGTGATAATTTCGATTCGGATATTGTTCAATACATTCGTAGACAGCATAATATCATGATTGGTGAGCGTACTGCGGAAAAGATTAAAATTGAAGTTGGAGCTGCTCTACCTGAGTTGCAGGATCCACCTGAAGATTTCGCTGTTCAGGGTCGTGATCTTATGACCGGTATTCCTAAGCAGATCACTGTATCGTATACCGAAATTGCACATTGTTTGGATAAATCTATTTCGAAAATTGAGGAAGCAATTTTGAAGGCATTGGAAATCACTCCTCCAGAATTATCTGCAGATATCTATCAAACGGGAATATACTTGACTGGTGGAGGTGCTTTATTGAGAGGTTTAGATCGCAGAATTCAGGCTAAAACAAAATTACCGGTACATATCGCTGAAGATCCTCTTCGCGCAGTTGTACGTGGTACGGGAATAGCATTGAAGAATATCGGAAGATTTAAATTCTTAATGCAATCATAATTGCCACGTCATAAGATTACACATGCGATATAGTTGATTTTTCACTATATCGCTTCTTTATTAAATAGCAAAGCAATAATAATTAAAAAATGAAATCCCTCTGGTTATTCCTTAGACGTTACAACGCTTTCTTTTGGTTTATCCTATTTTTTGGATTTTCGATGTTCCTGGTTGTCACCAATAACACCTTTCAACGCGCTAGTGCACTGAACTCATCAAATAGTTTCATAGGTAATATCTATGAAAAGATAAATTCTTGGAAAAGTTATCTTTCACTAACGGAAACCAATGATGGATTGGTTAAAGAAAATGCTAATTTAAGAGCTAAATTAGAGAACTACCTGACTACAGATAGTGTTAAGATGCTACAACCTGCTATTGATAGTAGCGATTTTGGACGTTATGAATTTATCACCGCAAGTGTCATCAACAACAGTATCCACCGTAAAAGCAATTACTTAACTTTAAGTAAGGGATCTTTGGACGGTATAGAAAAAGGGATGGGAGTACTCGCTCCTAATGGTGTAGTAGGTATTGTTCTTAATGTAACACCACATTTTTCTACAGTTCAATCGCTCCTTCATCCAGACACTAAAATTTCTGTTACTTTAGACCATAGTGATGTCTTTGGTTCATTAGTATGGGGAAACAATGTAGATTATAGATTTGCAATGGTTAAAGAAATCCCAAACCATGTTAAAGTTAAAACTGCAGAAAAAGTCTTTACATCAGATTATTCCGGGCATTTTCCTAAAGGTATTCTAGTGGGAGCTGTCGTAGAAACGGGGATCTCTTCTGGCGATTCTTTTCTGGACTTAAGAATTTTATTAAGCACCAATTTTTCAAATCTGGATCATGTATATGTCGTTAAAGATCGATTAGCAAAAGAATTAAAACAATTAGAAGAAACGAATCAGGACAATGGCTAGAATATTATTATTTAATATCATTCGATTTATAGTACTTATAAGTATGCAGGTATTTTTATTTAAAAATATTGGCTATTATAATCTAGCGACTCCATTTCCTTATATTCTAATAATCTTCCTCCTTCCTACTGGAATGCCAAACTTTGTTTTGTTTTCCATTGCTTTATTAACAGGCTTGGCTGTCGATACTTTTTATGATACATTAGGTGTAAATGCAGCTGCATGCATCGCATTAGCTGCGTATCGTGTATTTTTCTTAAAGATTACGATAGAAAACGATATGGATAGTTTCATTACACCCATATTAGGTGAGATGAATTTTAAATGGTTTTTATCGTACACCTTTTTTGGAACTCTAATCCATCATTTCGTACTGATTTTGTTGGAAACATTCAGTTTCAAACACTTCCAATATACACTAGCAACTATTGGTTTAAGTTGTATCTTTACAATGGCTATTTTACTCATATTCAGTTTTCTTTTTTACAAGAAGAAGAGTAGGATCTAATCGTACCGAAAGGTAAAAAATAGGACATAAAAATCTATGAATAGTTTTTTTGCACGTAAATTCGTTATCCAGGGCATTATTATTAGTATTGCAATATTAATAATAGCTAGGCTATTCTACCTTCAAATTATCGATGATTCTTATATACATTCTGCAAACAGTAATGTGATGCGGAAAGTTATCGTATATCCTGCTCGTGGTGTCATATTAGACCGAGAAGGTCAGGTTTTAGTCCAAAATGAGCCTGTATATGACTTAATGGTTACACCTAGAGAAGCGAAGGATATAGACACGGCATTGTTATGTCAATTAATTAATATTGATAAGGAAGGCTTTATAAAGCGTATGAATAAAGCAAAGGCACATTCACCTTATCGTGCTTCTGCGTTCGAAAAACAGTTATCCTCTCGCACCTATGCGCATTTACAAGAATATTTATATCGCTTTAGGGGATTCTATGTACAAAATAGAACTGTCCGCAGTTATCCGGATAGTATAGCGGCCCAGTTTCTAGGATACGTTAATGAGGTAAATGAGAAAGATATTGAAAGATCAAATAGTTTTTATCGCCCTGGAGATTATATAGGTCGAACAGGTGTTGAACGTTCTTACGAAGATTTATTGCGCGGAAAAAGAGGTGTTAAAAATCTAATGGTCGATGCATTAAATAGACCGAAAGGTGTATTTATGGAAGGCCGATATGATACTTTAGCGGTTGCTGGTGAAGGATTGGTATCGTCTTTAGATAGAGAATTACAAATCTTAGGTGAAAAACTGATGAAGAATAAGATGGGTTCTATTGTGGCAATTGAACCTTCTACCGGAGAAATTCTTGCATACGTGAGTAGCCCTAGTTACAATCCCAATGATATGGTTGGGCGCGAAACAGGTAATAATTTAATGAAATTATTAAAAAACAAAAGTAATCCACTTTTTAATCGACCTATTCAGGCATCTTACCCGCCAGGTTCCGTCTTCAAGGTTGTGGCAGCCCTTACTGCTCAGCAAGCTGGTGTTATTGATGAAAACACCAACTTCTTTTGTGCGCATGGCTATCGTTATGGAGGAGGTAGAGCTGTCATGGGATGCACGCATTACCATGGTCCTACTTCGCTAATACAATCAATTCAAGTCTCTTGCAACACCTACTATGGTTACACGTTTGCAAAAATGATTGATTCACGTGGTCTTTCCGGTCCTAAAGCTTATGATTTATGGTACGAAGCAATTTCAAAATTCGGTATTGGTCATCCACTGGGTATTGATCTACCTGGTGAAAAAGGAGGCTTATTGTACAAATCAGATTATTTCACCAAAAGGTACGGAAATGATAAGTGGCGTTCATCATTTAATATTTCATTGTCCATTGGTCAGGGAGAAATGGGGGTTACTCCCCTTCAAATGGCGAACATAATGGCTATTGTTGCAAATAGAGGGTTTTACTATCGACCGCATTTAATAAAGGGAATTGGAGATAAAAAGATAGTCAAGGAAGAGTTTACAGAAAAAATATCTGCCGGCGTAGATGCTAAATATTATACACCTATTATAGAAGGCTTAAGTAGAGCAGTCAATATGGGAGGAGGAACCGCTTTTGCAAATAGAATAGCAGATATCGAAATGTGTGGTAAAACGGGTACAGCGCAAAATCCACATGGTGAAGATCATGCTGTATTTTTTGCTTTTGCACCTAGAGATAATCCTAAAATTGCTATTGCTGTATTTGTTGAAAACGCAGGGTATGGAGGTGTTTGGGCTGGTCCAATTGCGAGTATGATGGTGGAAAAATACATTAAAGACACCATTACTATGCCCAAGCATATCCAAGATCGTATATACAATGCCAACTTCATGCCTGTTCAAAAAGTTGAAGTCAAAAAGACAGAAGTAAAAAAGGCAACAGATTCAACTAAAAGTAAGCAGGATACTACGAAAAATATAACCCGCATAACAGCAGCAATTCCACAAGAGTATAGTTTTTATCATAACGTTGTAAAGAGAGTTCATGAATAACCAAAAAAATAGTTTTTTCGGAAAAATAGATTGGTTAACCATTTCTTTGTGGCTTGCGCTATGTATAATTGGCTTGTTCAATATTCATGCGGCTGTATATGACCCAGAAAATCCAGGTCTATTTAATATGGCAACCAAATATGGGAAACAGTCTATGTATATTGCTTCGGCTTTAATACTAGGCATAACTATATTAATTATTGATGCAAAATTTTTCAGTTCAGCATCGCCTATCATTTACGCTTTTGTTATTCTATTATTAATTGCAGTACTAGTCATTGGTAAAAACGTAGGAGGTAATCAAGCATGGATTGATTTGGGTTTTTTTAGACTTCAGCCTTCCGAATTTGGAAAACTTGCTACCTGTCTACTTTTGGCAAATTATCTTAGCTCACAAAGCAATAA
It includes:
- a CDS encoding M1 family metallopeptidase — translated: MRNLSYLFVFLFLLPFITKAQLLSNKEEFSRKDSLRGQLTPLRTCYDVTYYHLDIDVDIKKRSISGNNLIKFKTLADFNRIQIDLFDNMAIDKILYKGKKLKYTREFNAVFIDFPSQIKAKSIDSINVYFSGVPHQANRAPWDGGFDWKKDSNDKPWIASANQGVGASLWWPNKDHQSDEPDSVLISVTVPKDLINVSNGRLRSVETIGKKKSKFNWFVSNPINNYNIAINIGDYVHFQDSFSGEKGKLDIDYYVLRENKNRAKPHFEANVKPMLSAFEYWFGPYPFYEDSFKLVETSHLGMEHQSGIAYGNRFLNGYLGRDGSGTGWGLKWDFIIIHEAGHEWFGNNITASDIADMWIHESFTNYSESLYIDYYFGKKAGQEYLHGNRRSIQNKTPLQGQYHVNNEGSGDMYNKGGVLHNMIRTIIADDHKWRNILRGLNSKFYHQQVNYDDIVNYINQESGFNFSSIFEQYVKTTAIPVLIITDQDDGKIKAKWKNTVDNFEMPIYIGTADNNLKAINITNDDQTLNIPNLSKENIKIDTFNYYIDVQKN
- a CDS encoding rod shape-determining protein; its protein translation is MGLFNWFTQEVAIDLGTANTLIIYNDKVVVDEPSIVAFDRTTNKVIAIGRQAMQMEGKTHDNIKTVRPLRDGVIADFTAAEHLIRGMVKLVNNGKSWFFPSLRMVVCIPSGITEVEKRAVRDSAEIAGAKEVYLIHEPMAAAVGIGIDVEEPMGNMIIDIGGGTTEIAVIALSGIVCDQSIRVAGDNFDSDIVQYIRRQHNIMIGERTAEKIKIEVGAALPELQDPPEDFAVQGRDLMTGIPKQITVSYTEIAHCLDKSISKIEEAILKALEITPPELSADIYQTGIYLTGGGALLRGLDRRIQAKTKLPVHIAEDPLRAVVRGTGIALKNIGRFKFLMQS
- the mreC gene encoding rod shape-determining protein MreC; the protein is MKSLWLFLRRYNAFFWFILFFGFSMFLVVTNNTFQRASALNSSNSFIGNIYEKINSWKSYLSLTETNDGLVKENANLRAKLENYLTTDSVKMLQPAIDSSDFGRYEFITASVINNSIHRKSNYLTLSKGSLDGIEKGMGVLAPNGVVGIVLNVTPHFSTVQSLLHPDTKISVTLDHSDVFGSLVWGNNVDYRFAMVKEIPNHVKVKTAEKVFTSDYSGHFPKGILVGAVVETGISSGDSFLDLRILLSTNFSNLDHVYVVKDRLAKELKQLEETNQDNG
- the mrdA gene encoding penicillin-binding protein 2 — protein: MNSFFARKFVIQGIIISIAILIIARLFYLQIIDDSYIHSANSNVMRKVIVYPARGVILDREGQVLVQNEPVYDLMVTPREAKDIDTALLCQLINIDKEGFIKRMNKAKAHSPYRASAFEKQLSSRTYAHLQEYLYRFRGFYVQNRTVRSYPDSIAAQFLGYVNEVNEKDIERSNSFYRPGDYIGRTGVERSYEDLLRGKRGVKNLMVDALNRPKGVFMEGRYDTLAVAGEGLVSSLDRELQILGEKLMKNKMGSIVAIEPSTGEILAYVSSPSYNPNDMVGRETGNNLMKLLKNKSNPLFNRPIQASYPPGSVFKVVAALTAQQAGVIDENTNFFCAHGYRYGGGRAVMGCTHYHGPTSLIQSIQVSCNTYYGYTFAKMIDSRGLSGPKAYDLWYEAISKFGIGHPLGIDLPGEKGGLLYKSDYFTKRYGNDKWRSSFNISLSIGQGEMGVTPLQMANIMAIVANRGFYYRPHLIKGIGDKKIVKEEFTEKISAGVDAKYYTPIIEGLSRAVNMGGGTAFANRIADIEMCGKTGTAQNPHGEDHAVFFAFAPRDNPKIAIAVFVENAGYGGVWAGPIASMMVEKYIKDTITMPKHIQDRIYNANFMPVQKVEVKKTEVKKATDSTKSKQDTTKNITRITAAIPQEYSFYHNVVKRVHE